In the Sedimentisphaera cyanobacteriorum genome, AGTTTTTTTGCCCCCGCTGATTCTAAATCAACAGCAGCAGCCTGACTGACAAATTCATACTTCAGGGCAGCCTTTTCGATTTCACTCAGCTCGACCCTGAACCCGCGTATTTGTATTTGGAAGTCTTTCCTGCCTATATAGTCAATATTCCCGTCCGGCCTTCTTCTAACCACATCCCCTGTTTTATACATCTTCAACCCGGGCACAAATGGGTCATCAAGAAAACGTTCTGCAGTTTGTTCGGGCAGATTAACATAACCTCTGCCCACACAGGGGCCGCTGATAAAAAGCTCACCCTCACAGCCTTCTTCTACGGGTTTTAAGCTTTCGTCCAGAATATAAGCAAAACTTCCCGGAACAGCTTTACCTATGTGCGGGAATTCACCGGACTCTTCTTTATGACCGATTATTCCTGAAGTGCTTGTAACACAGCATTCAGTTGGGCCATATTCATTGAAGAACGTAAAAGGCAAAGACCCAAGGGGGAATTTTTTGAGTCTGTCTCCTCCTGTTTTCATAATTCTGAGCGAGATATTATCCGGCCAGTTTTCAGAGATAACGATCTCTGCAAGAGGTGTTGTTACATCAGCAACAGTAATCTCATTCTCGCAAATCCATTTTATAAGTTTATTAGGGTTATAAACGGTATCCGCTTCAGCAATATGAACGCTGGCTCCACAAGATAAAGTTGGCCATATTTCTGCAATCGATGTATCAAAGCTAACCCTTGAGAGCTGGCTCATCCTGTCATTAGGTGTATAACTGTAAAAATCATTTTCCCAGTCAACCAGATAGGCAAGGTTACGGTGCTCAATTTCAACGCCCTTAGGTCTGCCGGCAGAACCAGAGGTATAAATTGTATAGGCAAGAAAATCAGGCGATAAAGAAACATTCAGCGGGTAATTATCAGAGTTCAAAAGCTTTTGGAGCTCAACGTCCAAAATCTGCTTTGTCTTTAGAGGAAATTCTGCTTCTGCGCAATTAAGAACAATATCAATATTTCCGTCTTCAAGTATGCAGCCAATTCTTTCATTAGGATATTTAACATCCAATGGAACAAAACATCCTCCTGCCTTCATAACTGAAAGACAGGAAACTATAAACTCAATACAGCTTGCCCCGTATATACCAACTTTGCATTCATTTTCCACACCTGAAATTTTTAGTTCATTGGCCAAAGCATCAGAAGCTTTCTCGAGCTGTTTGTACGTTAGAGAAGAATCGCCCTGCTCAACAGCAATTTTATTTGGGGTGTTTGATGAAAAAAGACTGATCCTTTCAGGCACACTCTGGAAATTATAATTACGCTGAGAAGATTGAAGCGGTGCAAAAGAAATTAAATCAGAAACATAATTAACCCGGCCGGCAGTCATCTTTTCTGCTGTATCAATAAAATCATCAGTTAAACCTTTAACAACTGATTCTGAAAACAAATCAGTGTTATACTCAAACCATCCCTTGATTATTCCTTTGGAATTTTCAAGGTTTAGGGTCAAATCTATCTTTGCGGTATGGTTGCCGATCTCATCAAGCTCAAGCTCCAAACCTGCAAAATTGATGTAAGGTATATGTGCATTCTGGAATATAAAATAATGCTGAAAAACAGGGTGCCTTGAATTATCCTTAGGCAGATTTAGAGTGGCCACCAGCTCTTCGAACGGGTATGTCTGATTTTCAAATGCATCAAGTGTATCCGAATGCAATCTTTTAATGAGTTCATTGATTCCAGTTTTTTCAGCAAGATTGATCCTGTGCGTTATTGAATTAATGAAGAGGCCTATAATTTTATCGAGAGAAGGATCAGGCCTGTTTGAGATAGGAGAACCTATGACAATATCATCATCATTCGATTTATTTCTTAAAACAATTGCATAAGCTAAAAGCAGAAATGGGTATTCAGTAGTCCCCAGAGACCTGCACAAATTTGTGATAAGCCCGCTTTGCTTTTCTGTTAATGAGAAGTATTCTCTATCACCTTTGAAGGTTTGATAATCCGGTCTGCGGGTGACACAAGACAAATCTAATTTTCCGCTAATACCTTTAAGTTTATTCTTCCAGAATTTCAGCTGTTTGGCCGCTTCCCGGCCATCTAACCAGCTGTTAATCCAATCAGCATAATCGATATAATTTATTTCTGGGGGTGGAGGGAGAGTTTCATCTTCAGAAAGATATGATATATAACATTCCTTTAAAAGCTTAACAAAAATCCCAACTGATGAACCATCTGCAATGCCATGATGAAACACAGAAACGAGCCTGTGGTTGTTAGTGCTTAGTTTTATGAGAAAAAATCTGCATACAGGCTCTGAATCCAGATTGAGGTCAATATTCCTGAATTCTTCAATTATTTCAGAAAGCTTGCTCTGAATCTGATTTTCATTCAAATATGAAAGGTCTTTATAATCTAAACACTTCACGGGAGGCGTATCATCAGCAGAAATCATAAAATCATTAGAGTTCTGATCTAAATAAACACTCATTCGGAGAGAATGCTGAGTTTCGATTATGTAATTAATAGTTTTTTCAAAAGCAGCCCTGTCCAGCAGTCCTTTTATCTTTACATCACAAACTATATTGCATGCATTCAGATCGCCACTCAAAGAATCCAAAAGCCTCATGTGAATTTGTCCGGGGGTGGCGGGAGCTTTCTCAAGACCTTTGCTTTCAACCTCAATAACCGAGGCCTTATCAGACTTTTTCACAGCTTCAGTGAGAGACAAGACCGTTGGATTATCAAATATATCTTTTACTGATATGCTGCAGCCGAACTTTTCATTGATTCTTGAAGCAACCTTGAACGCTTTTAGGGAATGCCCGCCTGCATCAAAAAAATTTGTGTCTGCGGAAAAGTTATCATCGCCCAATACTTCTTCCCAAATTTCAAAAATCGCTTTCTCTTTATCAGAAAGTTCTTTTGGATCTGCATTTTCATTATTATCAGACAGATTGAAATATTCTCCTGAAGCCAAGGCTAAACGGTCAATCTTGCCGTTTAACGTCTTAGGAAGACTATCCAAAAATAAAATTTTTGAAGGCATCATATACGAAGGAAGATTCTCCGAGACAGCCTTCTTGAGTTTTTCCAAACATTTAGTATCCTTATCAGATGCTGCTGCAAAGGCAATGATCTTCTTCGATGCCTGGCCTTCCTGAAGAACAACTGCCGCCTCAGATATATAAGGCTGCCTCAATATAACAGATTCGATTTCACCAAGCTCAATTCTAAAGCCTCTAATCTTGACCATCCGGTCTGTTCTGCCGTGAAATTCAATGGTGCCGTCTTTGAGTTTTGCTCCAAGATCGCCTGTTTTATACATTTTATTTTTTGAGCTTTTGGAAAACTTATCCGGCAGAAATTTTGCTTTCGTGAGCTCAGGATCATTTAAATAACCTCTACCAACTCCTTCTCCAGCTATATAGATCTCGCCAACCTGCCCTTCTTTCACAGGGTTTAGATTTTCATCGAGGATATAAACCCTCGCACCGGAAATAGGCACGCCGATATTGGGGGATATATTTTCGCTTTTTTCATGAGTTATTTCAGCATAGGTTGAAACTACCGTGCATTCGCTCGGGCCGTAATGATCGAACATTTTGAAAGGTGCATCGGGCTTTGGCGCCTTGCGAAGCGCATCTCCGCCGCTGAAAAGGTATTTCAGACGGCATCCTTCCGGCCAATCCAAATCTAAACAGCTCTCAGCTAAAGGTGTCGGCATAAAACAGGTATCCAAATTATTTTCTGTTACCCATTCTACTAATTTTTGAGGCTCATACAAAAGCTCTTCAGGGGGGATTGATATTGACCCGCCCGAAGCGAGATATGGCCATATCTCAAACAGCGATGCATCAAATGATGGTCTGGCGACCCAGCTAGTTTTAGTTCCTGCCTTGAAATTATAAGCAACAACCATCCAGTTAATAAAATTAGCAAGGCATCTGTGAGGTATAACAGTGCCTTTGGGCTCGCCTGTAGAACCGCTTGTGAATATTACATAGGCCAAATTTTCATCTGAGATTGCATTATCATCTCTTAGAGGCCTGCTTTCTTTGATACTGTCTGTTTCAACATCGATAATTTCAGGACATACAGAAGACTGTAAAGGAGATATGTCAGGCTGAGAAAATACAAGCCTAATATCTGCATCTCTTATTATCATATCAAGACGGGCTTGAGGGAGCTTGGAATCTAATGACACATAAATGCAGCCGGCTTTCATAATGCCAAGTGCAGAGGCAATGAACTCAATACTTCTTGAAGTATAGATTCCGACAATCTGGCCGGCAAGACCTTTATCCTCAATTATCTTGGCTATATTTTCAGATGCATTGTCAAGCTGACGGTAGTTCAGGGCTTGCTCACCCTGAATTAGAACTGTGAGTTCAGGCGTTGCCTGTGCCTGCTCGAGGAACATATCGACAATATTATTCATTTTTGGCCGCTCTTACTTCGACAAAACAAAATTTATTTTGCCAGTTATTAAATAATACACAACTTTAAGCGCCTTCGCAGAAACTGTCCCTAAAATAATCCCCTTCAGGTCTGCATAGTAATCTGCGATGCAGTATTCTCTGCCGAAAAACTGCTGAGTATATTCATCAAGATAGCCCAATCCTGCAAGCAGGATGGCAATCATAAGGCTTATTAAAACACTTTTCCAGCTTGCAGCGCTGAAACTGAGATTATAAAGGAAAGCGAGCATAAAATACGCTGCAAAATGAACGGTTTTATCATTATAATTTCCCGCCTCGGGCAGCCAATCTGCCGGGATATGCGTAAGGAAAAAAAGTATAATCGTTGATACAACAGCAGCAAAAGCTGCATGATATTGAATTTTCAAAAGCATATTCAAATTCTCAAATCAGACTACGTTCAATCAAGCATACTCTGTATTGCATCAACGAGCGTGTCTCTGTCAACAGGCTTGGAAACATACGAATTGAAACCCTTGGCAAGGAGGCTGTCTCTGTCTCCCTTCATTGCCTTAGCTGTCAGCGCAATAACGGGAACTTCAAGTCCTTTCTCTCGAAGTTTTCTGAATGCTGTTACGCCATCCATCTCAGGCATCATTATATCCATAAGTATAACATCATAGCTTGAACTTTCCAGCATATCAAGGGCGACCCTGCCGTTCTCTGCACTTTCAACTTTATACAAATCCCCTATCATCATCTGCACCGTAATCCTGCCGAATTTGTTGTCTTCAACCAAAAGAACGCGAGGCATTTTTATCTCTGTGTCCTCACCCTTGGACTCTCCAAATTCTGCGTTTTGATAAATATTCAGCGGCTCTGATGATTTATCGTATTCCTCTCCGGGCAGCTGATAGCCGCTTGAGTGTTTTGCTTTGATCTTATCTAAATTAGCCGGAACATAAAACTTGAAAGTAGTGCCTTTGCCTACCTCACTTTCAGCATCAATGCCGCCGCCGAGAAGCTTAAGCAGCTTTTTGCATATTGCAAGACCAAGACCCGTTCCTGAATATTTTTTTGTAGTAGAGCTGTCAACCTGTTTGAACTCATCAAAAATGCCGTTCATATCTTCTTTGTCAATACCAATACCAGTATCTTCTATCTCAAAGTTTAACATATCGCCGCTTAGAGAGCATCTAAGATATACTGTGCCTTGTTCAGTGAACTTAACAGCATTGCCGAGTATATTAAGAAGTACCTGATTAACCTTCTGCTTATCAGAATAAATTAGATCGGGCACGGAGCTGCCGATCTCAAGAGCAACTTCCACCTCTTTATCGCCGACCATCCCCTTTGCCACACTTCTCAGAGGCAAAAGCAGCTCCTGGGGATCAAAGATATCGTATTTTATGTCCCGCCTGCCCGCTTCAATCTTGGATAGGTCGAGTATGTCATTTATTAAAAGCAAAAGCCTCTGTCCGCTTTCGTTTATTATTTTAAGACCTTCAATCTGTTTCTCAGTAAGGTTGTCCAGATTGTATTTGGAAAGTGTTTGAGAAATCCCAATGATTGCATTCATTGGAGTTCGTATCTCATGGCTCATATTTGCAAGAAAATCGCTTTTTGCATGATTGGCTCTCTCAGCAGCTTCTTTTGCCCTGAGAAGTTCAGAGACATCCATAAGAGTTATGATATACCCGCTAAGTTCGTTCACTCCCTGAACTGCATTAAGCTTCACCTCATAAACCCGCTTGCCGATTTCGTAAGTGCAAGGTTCAGAGGGCTCATTACAAGGCTGAGTTTTCATCTTGTCTGCCACAAAAGTGCCAAAATCGCCGAGGTCTTTCAAATACTTGCCTACAATCGAGCTTCTCTTAGTATTAAAACAGTCAGCAAAGCGTTTGTTTACTTCAACTATCTTTCCATCCTCACCTACAGATGCTATACCATCATTAATATTAGCAAATATCGCCTTGAGCTTAGCCGCTTCTTCACGAACCCTCTTTTCGACTTTGTTCCTCTCAATTGCGTAAAGTATGAACTGCGGGAGAGAGTGAATCATCTGGTCGTTTTTAACGATATAGTCTGAGGCCCCGTTTTTTATGGATTCAAGGCCAATCTTGTCGTCATCAAGGCCTGTGAGCACAATGATCGGTATATCTTCAGAACTCTTTTTCACGCTCGTGAGCGTAGCAACCCCTTCACTGTCGGGAAGGCCAAGATCAGTAAGTACAAGGTTATAACTGTTATTTTGAATGAAATCCAAACCGGTTTTGAGGTCCTCAGCAAAATCTGCCTTGAGCAGATATGAGTGCCTGGATTTTTTGAAAGACAGCTTTATAAGCGAACTGTCGTTTTTGTTGTCTTCGATAACTAAAATCCTATTTTGTTCACCCATCAAGAGCTCCCTTTCAATTTCTTATTAAAGAAATCCGCTACAAGCTTGTTTAAATCTGTTCTCTCCTGTTTTTTTATGCCGATTGCATAGAATAGTATCATATACATTCCGCACGACAGCGCTGATAAAAACACTAAAGCCAGAAGCTTGAGAATGCCTGAATGCTCAGCAAAATATCTTGCAATCATCCCTGCATCTTTGTCTGCAGCAATATTCAAAACCCCCGAAACAATAAGATGGTAAACAGTGTCTTTAAGGAAAAGAGTAACTGCTCCTATTACCAATCCAGTCATCAAACTTCCGAGCACAGAATATCTCAGGAAATAAAGCGGCGATACTTTTGCGAATCTGCAGGCTGTCGGTACATTGTAAACACAGCCGAAGAAAATATTTGGGACTAAAGTCCCGATAGCTACGCCTATTATTCCCATCATTCTCACGAGTATAACACTAATTAACAAATTCGCAAGACACTCAATCACAGAAACTATCGCCAACTCCTTCTGACGGTCGCACATAAGCAGTATTTGGATAGAGCTGCTCCTCATCACAACGTAAAAATATT is a window encoding:
- a CDS encoding non-ribosomal peptide synthetase, which codes for MNNIVDMFLEQAQATPELTVLIQGEQALNYRQLDNASENIAKIIEDKGLAGQIVGIYTSRSIEFIASALGIMKAGCIYVSLDSKLPQARLDMIIRDADIRLVFSQPDISPLQSSVCPEIIDVETDSIKESRPLRDDNAISDENLAYVIFTSGSTGEPKGTVIPHRCLANFINWMVVAYNFKAGTKTSWVARPSFDASLFEIWPYLASGGSISIPPEELLYEPQKLVEWVTENNLDTCFMPTPLAESCLDLDWPEGCRLKYLFSGGDALRKAPKPDAPFKMFDHYGPSECTVVSTYAEITHEKSENISPNIGVPISGARVYILDENLNPVKEGQVGEIYIAGEGVGRGYLNDPELTKAKFLPDKFSKSSKNKMYKTGDLGAKLKDGTIEFHGRTDRMVKIRGFRIELGEIESVILRQPYISEAAVVLQEGQASKKIIAFAAASDKDTKCLEKLKKAVSENLPSYMMPSKILFLDSLPKTLNGKIDRLALASGEYFNLSDNNENADPKELSDKEKAIFEIWEEVLGDDNFSADTNFFDAGGHSLKAFKVASRINEKFGCSISVKDIFDNPTVLSLTEAVKKSDKASVIEVESKGLEKAPATPGQIHMRLLDSLSGDLNACNIVCDVKIKGLLDRAAFEKTINYIIETQHSLRMSVYLDQNSNDFMISADDTPPVKCLDYKDLSYLNENQIQSKLSEIIEEFRNIDLNLDSEPVCRFFLIKLSTNNHRLVSVFHHGIADGSSVGIFVKLLKECYISYLSEDETLPPPPEINYIDYADWINSWLDGREAAKQLKFWKNKLKGISGKLDLSCVTRRPDYQTFKGDREYFSLTEKQSGLITNLCRSLGTTEYPFLLLAYAIVLRNKSNDDDIVIGSPISNRPDPSLDKIIGLFINSITHRINLAEKTGINELIKRLHSDTLDAFENQTYPFEELVATLNLPKDNSRHPVFQHYFIFQNAHIPYINFAGLELELDEIGNHTAKIDLTLNLENSKGIIKGWFEYNTDLFSESVVKGLTDDFIDTAEKMTAGRVNYVSDLISFAPLQSSQRNYNFQSVPERISLFSSNTPNKIAVEQGDSSLTYKQLEKASDALANELKISGVENECKVGIYGASCIEFIVSCLSVMKAGGCFVPLDVKYPNERIGCILEDGNIDIVLNCAEAEFPLKTKQILDVELQKLLNSDNYPLNVSLSPDFLAYTIYTSGSAGRPKGVEIEHRNLAYLVDWENDFYSYTPNDRMSQLSRVSFDTSIAEIWPTLSCGASVHIAEADTVYNPNKLIKWICENEITVADVTTPLAEIVISENWPDNISLRIMKTGGDRLKKFPLGSLPFTFFNEYGPTECCVTSTSGIIGHKEESGEFPHIGKAVPGSFAYILDESLKPVEEGCEGELFISGPCVGRGYVNLPEQTAERFLDDPFVPGLKMYKTGDVVRRRPDGNIDYIGRKDFQIQIRGFRVELSEIEKAALKYEFVSQAAAVDLESAGAKKLCCFVTLNEQSNFDKDKLKETLINNLPEYMIPAYIIPLDDFPMNTNGKIDRELLKHKAYEYEKSLELSCENKPAIKSNTEKAIAEIWSEILGHSNFSSEDNFFQSGGHSLMAFKVVSKINHKFGTNINITDFFKSPYISSLAEKADSKSNEQSVEIEPTYLNESPAVPSQIHMWLLDSFVPEINICSIICNFEILGELDVELLELAVKKLVEYQQCLRLKFEISDSYLIKESKDHQVDYVFHDLSNMPDDKAEDLSEEIICGFRDSRFDLKEGQVCRFSLIKYDSQTYSLLAGFHHAVFDGFSLGVFEKQLKGIYENLLIGGDIEKFRPEISYFDYSLWLQKWLSSEDAQSQKRFWIDKLHGIKGLLKLDCTLPRPETQTFEGRRYYFNFGKDRSDEFHNFCSRHSVTEYMLLLTAYSIMLRKHSETDEIIIGSPIANRPNSQTEQLVGLFINSIVQKLNVSRGKSVFSLLDSIKTDTVQAFTNQNYPFENLVQELNLVKYPSAHPVFQHLFSFQNAHTPESELGSCRIRVDDIGNNTAKVDLTLDLESRDGIIEGWFEYNTNIFNYSVISKLSNELLEITDKIIASPNSNLSDFLPSSTFENIENVSTEDSELEVPKSFVKYAELNPDKPAVCDYSHYLTYQELDKVTDLLASKLISAGVKADSRVAVLYDRGIEFTAAALAVLKAGGGYVPVDPDYPEERINYIIQNAQVSCVFASKNRHYEKLLEAVPFIDVDIEQLKNKERQKRICSDVSEESLAYVIYTSGSTGRPKGVEVERRSLKNLINWQVNFYKISLSDRASNLARTCFDTSVSEIWPYLMAGASVHIPPERIIFNIEKLIDWLCANRITICDMTTRLAELAVFENWPCDCSLKVLKTGGERLSKRPPEGLSFDLYNEYGPTECTVIATCGKVSPAGRNDELPDIGDVISGNKAHILGPDLKPAAKGGQGELCISGKSVARGYLGLEDETKEKFVQSPFNPAERMYRTGDIVCRKENGNLEFIHRKDSQIQVRGFRVEPGEIEKAVMEYAGVKEAAVAASDSSGSEKKLLLFAVPEKRQSFKEEDLRAYIRGKLPDYMQPAQIFTIDKIPLNQNGKTDRDALLKSAQEGLSQSEKAGSGIVMPRNPMEEVLRDIWVQLLERSDFGVYDNFFDLGGHSLMLIKMDSLLSERGLFVGIEKILQYPEIAGLAGFLDFKNAGGADSSEEKCLVELNKGSRQRLPVYFIHSLSGDVLGYANMVHHLGKDQPCYGFQSAGLSDLNKAHKTLPEMAEYYVNLLLDFQPEGPYLLLGWCFGGFIAYEMAQMLQDMGRKVGMLLMVDVPSMPPADINLPYYFDLAWNLASLGPVGMFKFIISYLKKHKQFESVEEIIGEHFSRQDDEIKNKYVSNREDVYKMNLNAARTHKIHKYDGDIILCTASEREHWLLRGAALGWKNFVNNVELKVIPGDHGFIIRKSKVLPAFIRGKIDQIIQAN
- a CDS encoding response regulator, giving the protein MGEQNRILVIEDNKNDSSLIKLSFKKSRHSYLLKADFAEDLKTGLDFIQNNSYNLVLTDLGLPDSEGVATLTSVKKSSEDIPIIVLTGLDDDKIGLESIKNGASDYIVKNDQMIHSLPQFILYAIERNKVEKRVREEAAKLKAIFANINDGIASVGEDGKIVEVNKRFADCFNTKRSSIVGKYLKDLGDFGTFVADKMKTQPCNEPSEPCTYEIGKRVYEVKLNAVQGVNELSGYIITLMDVSELLRAKEAAERANHAKSDFLANMSHEIRTPMNAIIGISQTLSKYNLDNLTEKQIEGLKIINESGQRLLLLINDILDLSKIEAGRRDIKYDIFDPQELLLPLRSVAKGMVGDKEVEVALEIGSSVPDLIYSDKQKVNQVLLNILGNAVKFTEQGTVYLRCSLSGDMLNFEIEDTGIGIDKEDMNGIFDEFKQVDSSTTKKYSGTGLGLAICKKLLKLLGGGIDAESEVGKGTTFKFYVPANLDKIKAKHSSGYQLPGEEYDKSSEPLNIYQNAEFGESKGEDTEIKMPRVLLVEDNKFGRITVQMMIGDLYKVESAENGRVALDMLESSSYDVILMDIMMPEMDGVTAFRKLREKGLEVPVIALTAKAMKGDRDSLLAKGFNSYVSKPVDRDTLVDAIQSMLD
- a CDS encoding VanZ family protein, with amino-acid sequence MLLKIQYHAAFAAVVSTIILFFLTHIPADWLPEAGNYNDKTVHFAAYFMLAFLYNLSFSAASWKSVLISLMIAILLAGLGYLDEYTQQFFGREYCIADYYADLKGIILGTVSAKALKVVYYLITGKINFVLSK